One genomic window of Deinococcus sedimenti includes the following:
- a CDS encoding HNH endonuclease encodes MTSRKDVPDTNRTPRVAADLNAPRVLVLNASYEPLHVTSAKRAITLVQYGVAEILEDSTDVVRSPSTVMPVPSVIRLRRYVRRPRVHPVPFNRRNVLRRDTFTCQYCGSPEELTMDHVLPRSRGGRHTWENVVTACRACNQRKGNRTPEEAAMPLRTRPRAPTFGVYAHGQFAHWQPQWTRYLGG; translated from the coding sequence ATGACTTCCAGAAAGGACGTGCCGGACACCAACCGAACACCTCGGGTCGCCGCTGACCTGAACGCGCCGCGGGTGCTGGTGCTGAACGCGTCCTACGAGCCGCTGCACGTCACCAGCGCCAAGCGGGCCATCACGCTCGTGCAGTACGGCGTGGCGGAAATCCTGGAAGACAGCACCGACGTCGTCCGCTCGCCCAGCACGGTCATGCCAGTCCCCAGCGTGATCCGCCTGCGCCGCTACGTCCGCCGCCCCCGCGTGCACCCCGTGCCGTTCAACCGCCGCAACGTGCTGCGCCGCGACACCTTCACCTGCCAGTACTGCGGCTCGCCGGAGGAACTCACCATGGACCACGTCCTGCCCCGCTCGCGCGGCGGGCGGCACACCTGGGAGAACGTCGTCACCGCGTGCCGCGCCTGCAACCAGCGCAAGGGCAACCGCACCCCCGAGGAAGCCGCCATGCCCCTGCGCACCCGCCCCCGCGCCCCCACCTTCGGCGTGTACGCCCACGGACAGTTCGCCCACTGGCAACCCCAGTGGACCCGCTACCTGGGCGGCTGA
- a CDS encoding HD domain-containing protein, which produces MNRDQAFELMVAHTPSVSLQRHMLNVEAAMRAYARHWGEDEELYAVAGLLHDFDYELHPDEHPTWGVTFLRDTTDTPPAVLDAIMGHAAYTGTPRESRLSRTLFAVDELTGLVQAAALVRPDRDVRLVELSSLKKRFKNRAFAAGVNREEVEQGARELGVDLDEHMTRVLRAMQDMQPEPQPG; this is translated from the coding sequence ATGAACCGGGATCAGGCCTTTGAGTTGATGGTGGCGCATACGCCGAGCGTGTCGTTGCAGCGGCACATGCTGAACGTGGAGGCCGCGATGCGCGCCTACGCCCGCCACTGGGGTGAGGACGAGGAGCTGTACGCGGTGGCGGGGCTGCTGCATGACTTCGATTACGAGCTGCACCCGGACGAGCACCCGACCTGGGGCGTGACGTTCCTGCGAGACACCACGGATACGCCGCCTGCCGTGCTGGACGCGATCATGGGGCACGCGGCGTACACCGGGACGCCCCGCGAGTCGCGGCTGTCGCGGACGCTGTTCGCGGTGGATGAACTGACCGGGCTGGTGCAGGCCGCCGCGCTCGTCCGCCCGGACCGGGATGTGCGGCTGGTGGAACTGAGCAGCCTGAAGAAGCGCTTCAAGAACCGCGCTTTTGCGGCGGGCGTGAACCGGGAGGAGGTCGAGCAGGGCGCGCGGGAACTGGGCGTGGACCTGGACGAGCACATGACGCGGGTGCTGCGCGCCATGCAGGACATGCAGCCGGAACCTCAGCCCGGCTGA
- a CDS encoding M24 family metallopeptidase, whose protein sequence is MTSPITRMQQALAATSLDGWLVYDFQGLNPHARTVLNLPKEAFLTRRFFVWVPRSGQAVVLHNHIEGGTWGEITRGWNAERQAFGSHAELDAALRAVIAGRTIAMEYSPSGAVPYVSRVDAGTVERVRAAGAAEIHTSADLLQSFLAWSADDLAAHERAVAVLMQAKDDAFRLIHDRLRAGQPVTELDAQAVIMRQIDAAGMQAGHPVNVSFGVNAADSHYEPSPERHATLRGGECVLIDLWAQEPGRPFADVTWVGFAGQPTPAYQSAWAAVVAARDAALRTIQDGYARAGWGEVQGWMADRAARDAMGPEWEPFFLHRTGHDLGVSIHGAGANLDDYETRDTRTLTPGLAVTIEPGTYPAAQGFGIRSEIDVYLDPQTGPRVTPHTQAAPFILGEGDWAQVRARAYGQD, encoded by the coding sequence ATGACCTCGCCGATCACGCGCATGCAGCAGGCCCTCGCCGCGACCAGCTTGGACGGCTGGCTGGTGTACGACTTCCAGGGCCTCAACCCGCACGCCCGCACCGTGCTGAACCTCCCGAAAGAGGCGTTCCTGACGCGGCGGTTCTTCGTGTGGGTGCCGCGCAGCGGGCAGGCGGTCGTGCTGCACAACCACATCGAGGGCGGCACCTGGGGTGAGATCACGCGCGGCTGGAACGCCGAGCGGCAGGCGTTCGGGTCGCACGCGGAACTGGACGCCGCGCTGCGCGCCGTGATCGCCGGGCGGACCATCGCCATGGAGTACAGCCCCAGTGGCGCCGTGCCGTACGTGAGCCGCGTGGACGCCGGAACCGTCGAGCGGGTGCGGGCCGCCGGGGCCGCCGAGATCCACACGAGTGCCGATCTGCTGCAGTCGTTCCTGGCGTGGAGTGCCGACGATCTGGCCGCGCACGAGCGGGCCGTGGCGGTGCTGATGCAGGCGAAGGACGACGCGTTCCGCCTGATTCACGACCGCCTGCGGGCCGGGCAGCCCGTGACGGAACTGGACGCACAGGCGGTGATCATGCGGCAGATTGACGCGGCGGGCATGCAGGCCGGCCACCCGGTGAACGTGAGTTTCGGCGTGAACGCCGCCGACAGCCACTACGAACCCAGCCCCGAACGCCACGCCACGCTGAGGGGCGGCGAGTGCGTCCTGATCGACCTGTGGGCGCAGGAACCGGGCCGCCCCTTCGCGGACGTCACCTGGGTGGGGTTCGCCGGGCAACCCACGCCCGCGTACCAGAGCGCCTGGGCGGCCGTGGTCGCCGCGCGCGACGCCGCGCTGCGCACCATCCAGGACGGGTACGCCCGCGCGGGCTGGGGCGAGGTGCAGGGCTGGATGGCCGACCGTGCCGCGCGCGACGCCATGGGCCCCGAATGGGAGCCGTTCTTCCTGCACCGCACCGGGCACGACCTGGGCGTCAGCATCCACGGGGCGGGCGCGAACCTCGACGACTACGAGACGCGCGACACCCGCACCCTCACGCCCGGACTGGCCGTGACCATCGAACCCGGCACGTACCCCGCCGCGCAGGGCTTCGGCATCCGCAGCGAGATTGACGTGTACCTCGACCCGCAGACCGGGCCGCGCGTCACGCCGCACACGCAGGCCGCGCCGTTCATCCTCGGCGAAGGGGACTGGGCGCAGGTCCGCGCCCGCGCGTACGGACAGGACTGA
- a CDS encoding SDR family oxidoreductase, which produces MANLGSSTIMLTGAGGALATAIAQELDDAGAQMVLVGRGDSLARAADRFPATEVLDLDLRDPSSIEALRKVKVDTLIHTVGAWAMQDAHKASEDDYNAMFDANMRTLFHAVQGVLPNMLKQKDGLIMGVSAGQAAHLSGPKAALYTASKSAVASYVLSLHDELKAKGVRGMVLYPMGAIDTPSNRDAGMAWDSMIDPRGLAKSVAHALTRPDRAHITEIKVYPDT; this is translated from the coding sequence ATGGCGAACCTCGGCTCCTCCACGATCATGCTCACGGGTGCAGGCGGCGCGCTGGCCACCGCCATCGCACAGGAACTCGACGACGCCGGCGCGCAGATGGTCCTCGTCGGCCGCGGCGACAGCCTCGCGCGCGCCGCGGACCGCTTCCCCGCCACCGAGGTCCTTGACCTGGACCTGCGCGACCCCTCCAGCATCGAGGCGCTCCGCAAGGTCAAGGTCGACACCCTGATCCACACCGTCGGCGCCTGGGCCATGCAGGACGCCCACAAGGCCAGCGAGGACGACTACAACGCCATGTTCGACGCGAACATGCGCACCCTCTTCCACGCCGTGCAGGGCGTCCTGCCGAACATGCTCAAGCAGAAGGACGGCCTGATCATGGGCGTCAGCGCCGGGCAGGCCGCGCACCTCAGCGGCCCCAAGGCCGCGCTGTACACCGCCAGCAAATCTGCCGTCGCCTCCTACGTCCTGAGCCTGCACGACGAACTGAAAGCCAAAGGGGTGCGCGGCATGGTCCTGTACCCCATGGGTGCCATCGACACGCCCAGCAACCGCGACGCCGGGATGGCGTGGGACAGCATGATCGACCCGCGCGGCCTCGCCAAGAGCGTCGCCCACGCCCTGACCCGCCCCGACCGGGCGCACATCACCGAGATCAAGGTCTACCCCGATACCTGA
- a CDS encoding M20/M25/M40 family metallo-hydrolase, giving the protein MTQPDLTAHIERGLRDLADLVAIPSVSAQGRHLPDAAQAVQTLLEAEGFTVRQYPGQVAPILLAEAGEGPFTLLIYNHYDVQPEDPAELWDTPPFTLTERDSRLYGRGASDDKGELVSRLAGLRALKEQRGGLPLKVKWLIEGEEEVGSPSLEAFIEAHAAELKADGVWWEFGSITPEGRPVLYAGLKGIICVELRCRVAASDLHSSNGAVVDNPLWRLAAAVASLRGPDGTVLIPGFHDDVRPPSQADLDAIAALPGTGEALRDTYDVTRTLGERSEYHTRLNLKPVVNVNGFHGGYDGQGSKTVLPAAGMVKLDFRLVPDQHPDRIVELLRAHLDQQGFSDIEIVELESHQHPARSDLNHPFVKTAVQVARDVHGHDPILNPSSGGSGPMHPFMQHVGAPVIALGIGNIGGRVHAPNENILRRDFENGVRYAAALMAALADG; this is encoded by the coding sequence ATGACCCAACCCGACCTCACGGCCCACATCGAGCGCGGCCTGCGTGACCTCGCCGACCTCGTCGCCATTCCCAGCGTCTCCGCCCAGGGCCGCCATCTCCCGGACGCCGCCCAGGCCGTGCAGACCCTGCTCGAAGCCGAGGGCTTCACCGTCCGCCAGTACCCCGGACAGGTCGCCCCGATCCTCCTGGCAGAAGCGGGCGAGGGGCCCTTCACGCTGCTGATCTACAACCACTACGACGTGCAGCCCGAGGACCCCGCCGAACTCTGGGACACCCCACCCTTCACGCTGACCGAACGGGACAGCCGCCTGTACGGGCGCGGCGCGAGCGACGACAAGGGCGAACTCGTCTCCCGCCTCGCCGGACTGCGCGCCCTGAAAGAGCAGCGCGGCGGCCTGCCCCTGAAGGTCAAATGGCTCATCGAGGGTGAGGAGGAGGTCGGCAGCCCCAGCCTCGAAGCGTTCATTGAGGCGCACGCCGCCGAACTGAAAGCCGACGGCGTCTGGTGGGAATTCGGCAGCATCACCCCCGAGGGCCGCCCCGTGCTGTACGCGGGCCTGAAAGGCATCATCTGCGTGGAACTCCGCTGCCGCGTCGCCGCGAGCGACCTGCACAGCAGCAACGGCGCCGTCGTGGACAATCCCCTGTGGCGCCTCGCCGCCGCCGTCGCCTCCCTGCGCGGCCCCGACGGCACCGTCCTGATCCCCGGCTTCCACGACGACGTCCGCCCCCCCAGCCAGGCCGACCTGGACGCCATCGCCGCTCTGCCCGGCACCGGCGAGGCGCTGCGGGACACCTACGACGTGACCCGCACCCTGGGGGAGAGGAGCGAGTACCACACCCGCCTGAACCTCAAACCCGTCGTGAACGTCAACGGCTTCCACGGCGGGTACGACGGCCAGGGCAGCAAGACCGTCCTGCCCGCTGCGGGCATGGTGAAACTCGACTTCCGCCTCGTCCCCGACCAGCACCCCGACCGCATCGTGGAACTCCTGCGCGCCCACCTCGACCAGCAGGGCTTCAGCGACATCGAGATCGTCGAACTCGAAAGCCACCAGCACCCCGCCCGCAGCGACCTGAACCACCCCTTCGTGAAAACCGCCGTGCAGGTCGCCCGCGACGTCCACGGACACGACCCCATCCTCAACCCCAGCAGCGGCGGCAGCGGCCCCATGCACCCCTTCATGCAGCACGTCGGCGCGCCCGTCATCGCCCTCGGCATCGGCAACATCGGCGGCCGCGTCCACGCCCCCAACGAGAACATCCTCCGCCGCGACTTCGAAAACGGCGTCCGCTACGCCGCCGCCCTCATGGCCGCCCTCGCCGACGGATGA
- a CDS encoding LacI family DNA-binding transcriptional regulator has product MTRNVTIRDIAREAGVSISTVSRALNGQVPVAPDKRQRVLDATRRLGYEPNAAAQGLVRGRSMTVGILTQDIASPFYSEVSRGIDVELAGSGYQPIFVNGHWEIQDEAAAITALTRRQVDALIVLGGRLEASQLRDLHARMPLVVVGRQVPGLDGACLSVDNVQGAFLATTHLIQLGHRRIAHVAGIPSQRDAVDRLEGYRLALAAAGLPFDPALVFEGDFHEGSGILAVEHWLGRAAPFTAVFAANDQMAYGVGLGLYRRGLRVPEDVSLVGFDDLPGSQFTLPPLTSVHHPAREMGELAARHLLARLNDPDAAVELPHLPITLSVRESVRFARSP; this is encoded by the coding sequence ATGACCCGCAACGTCACCATCCGAGATATCGCCCGCGAGGCCGGGGTGTCGATCAGCACCGTCTCCCGCGCCCTGAACGGGCAGGTGCCGGTCGCGCCGGACAAGCGTCAGCGCGTGCTGGACGCCACCCGCCGCCTGGGGTACGAACCGAACGCCGCCGCGCAGGGGCTGGTGCGGGGCCGCTCCATGACCGTCGGGATCCTGACGCAGGACATCGCCAGTCCGTTCTACAGCGAGGTCTCACGCGGGATCGACGTGGAACTGGCGGGCAGCGGCTACCAGCCGATCTTCGTGAACGGCCACTGGGAGATTCAGGACGAGGCGGCGGCCATCACGGCCCTGACGCGGCGGCAGGTGGACGCCCTGATCGTGCTGGGCGGCCGCCTGGAGGCCAGTCAGCTGCGGGACCTGCACGCCCGCATGCCGCTGGTCGTGGTGGGTCGGCAGGTGCCGGGCCTCGACGGCGCGTGCCTGAGCGTGGACAACGTGCAGGGCGCGTTCCTGGCGACCACGCATCTGATCCAGCTGGGGCACCGGCGGATCGCGCACGTGGCGGGCATTCCGTCTCAGCGGGACGCGGTGGACCGCCTGGAAGGCTACCGGCTGGCGCTGGCGGCGGCGGGGCTGCCGTTCGATCCGGCCCTGGTGTTCGAGGGAGACTTCCACGAGGGGAGCGGCATCCTGGCGGTCGAGCACTGGCTGGGGCGCGCCGCACCCTTCACGGCGGTGTTCGCGGCGAACGATCAGATGGCGTACGGGGTGGGGCTGGGCCTGTACCGGCGGGGCCTGCGCGTCCCGGAGGACGTGTCACTGGTGGGCTTCGACGACCTGCCGGGGTCGCAGTTCACGCTGCCGCCCCTGACGTCCGTGCATCACCCGGCGCGGGAGATGGGGGAGCTGGCGGCCCGGCACCTGCTGGCACGCCTGAATGATCCGGACGCCGCGGTGGAGCTGCCACACCTGCCGATCACGCTGAGTGTGCGGGAGTCCGTGCGCTTCGCCCGTTCTCCCTGA